The following are from one region of the Cytobacillus firmus genome:
- the prfA gene encoding peptide chain release factor 1, which translates to MFDRLQSVEDRYERLNELLSDPEIVNDPKKLREYSKEQSGIQETVDTYREYKEVKEQYQDARAMLEEKLDAEMREMVKEELGELEERKEDLEARLKILLIPKDPNDDKNVIMEIRGAAGGDEAALFAGDLYRMYSRFAETQGWKIDVIETSSTGVGGYKEIIFMINGNGAFSKLKFENGAHRVQRVPETESGGRIHTSTATVAVLPEAEEVEIDIHEKDIRVDTFASSGPGGQSVNTTMSAVRLTHLPTMTVVSCQDEKSQIKNKEKAMKVLRARVYDKFQREAQAEYDQQRKSAVGTGDRSERIRTYNFPQNRVTDHRIGLTIQKLDQILQGKLDEVIDALIVEEQSAKLDSASNE; encoded by the coding sequence GTGTTTGATCGTCTTCAATCTGTCGAGGACCGTTATGAAAGATTAAATGAACTTTTGAGCGATCCGGAAATTGTCAATGATCCGAAAAAGCTTCGCGAATATTCTAAAGAACAGTCCGGTATTCAGGAAACTGTTGACACATACCGCGAATATAAAGAAGTGAAAGAGCAGTATCAGGATGCGCGTGCCATGCTTGAAGAGAAGCTCGATGCAGAAATGCGCGAAATGGTTAAAGAAGAGTTAGGTGAGCTTGAGGAAAGAAAAGAGGATCTGGAAGCGCGTCTGAAAATCCTTCTTATTCCAAAAGACCCGAATGATGATAAAAACGTTATTATGGAAATCCGCGGTGCTGCCGGCGGCGATGAGGCTGCCTTATTTGCAGGTGACCTATACCGCATGTACAGCCGCTTTGCCGAGACACAGGGCTGGAAGATTGATGTCATTGAAACCAGCTCAACGGGTGTAGGCGGATATAAGGAAATCATCTTCATGATCAACGGAAATGGTGCATTTTCCAAGCTTAAGTTTGAAAATGGCGCACACCGTGTTCAGCGTGTACCGGAAACTGAATCCGGCGGGCGCATCCACACTTCTACGGCAACGGTTGCGGTTCTTCCGGAAGCAGAAGAAGTGGAAATTGACATTCATGAAAAAGATATCCGTGTGGATACATTTGCTTCAAGCGGACCGGGCGGACAGAGTGTTAATACGACAATGTCAGCTGTTCGTCTGACTCACTTGCCGACAATGACGGTTGTATCCTGCCAGGATGAAAAGTCACAAATCAAGAATAAAGAAAAAGCGATGAAGGTTCTTCGTGCCCGTGTTTATGATAAGTTCCAGCGGGAAGCGCAGGCTGAATATGACCAGCAGCGTAAATCGGCAGTTGGTACCGGAGACCGCTCTGAGCGTATCCGTACGTACAACTTCCCGCAAAACCGTGTAACCGATCACCGCATCGGCTTAACGATCCAAAAGCTTGATCAGATCCTTCAAGGCAAGCTTGATGAGGTTATTGACGCGCTGATCGTGGAAGAGCAATCTGCCAAGCTGGACAGTGCATCCAATGAGTAA
- the spoIIR gene encoding stage II sporulation protein R — protein sequence MNTKTIVKLYVLILSLGTILSLYIPQTEVTADEPMVIPNEAIRLRILANSDNEEDQAVKRKVRDAVNAEITEWVAELTSIEDARELIQSRLPEIQKIAEQVVAEEGANQSVNADFGKVSFPTKLYGQFLYPAGEYEAILITLGEGKGANWWCVLFPPLCFLDFSNGVAVSEGFEEGENKGVVQAEEIAADTDSEKETPPVYTEEDEEPVEVKFFLVEIWEKIFG from the coding sequence ATGAACACAAAGACGATTGTGAAATTATATGTACTGATTTTATCCTTAGGAACTATATTAAGTTTATATATACCGCAAACAGAAGTGACAGCAGATGAACCGATGGTCATACCAAATGAGGCTATCAGGCTGCGCATTCTGGCCAATAGCGATAATGAAGAGGACCAGGCGGTTAAAAGAAAAGTAAGGGACGCTGTAAATGCAGAAATCACAGAGTGGGTGGCAGAGCTGACTTCCATCGAAGATGCCCGCGAACTGATCCAGTCCAGATTGCCTGAGATTCAGAAGATTGCCGAACAAGTAGTTGCTGAAGAAGGGGCGAATCAAAGTGTAAATGCCGACTTTGGAAAAGTCAGCTTCCCAACGAAATTATACGGACAATTCTTATATCCTGCTGGCGAATACGAAGCAATCTTAATCACTCTTGGCGAAGGAAAAGGCGCCAACTGGTGGTGCGTGCTATTCCCTCCGCTATGCTTCCTTGACTTCTCAAACGGTGTAGCTGTAAGCGAAGGATTTGAAGAAGGGGAAAATAAGGGAGTAGTACAAGCAGAAGAAATCGCGGCTGACACAGACTCCGAAAAAGAAACTCCTCCGGTTTATACTGAGGAAGATGAAGAACCAGTAGAAGTAAAGTTCTTTTTAGTAGAAATTTGGGAAAAGATCTTTGGTTAA
- a CDS encoding KGG domain-containing protein, with product MAKNNNNNNDKMSREERGRMGGEATSRNHDKEFYQEIGSKGGEATADNHDKDFYQEIGKKGGEATAENHDSDFYQEIGQKGGEATAESHDKEFYQEIGKKGGEATSENHDRDFYEEIGRKGGNSND from the coding sequence ATGGCTAAAAACAACAATAATAACAACGATAAAATGTCTCGTGAGGAACGAGGACGCATGGGCGGGGAAGCAACAAGCCGCAACCATGATAAGGAATTCTATCAGGAAATCGGCTCCAAAGGCGGAGAAGCAACAGCTGATAACCATGACAAGGACTTCTATCAGGAAATCGGAAAAAAAGGCGGAGAAGCGACAGCTGAAAATCATGATAGTGACTTCTATCAGGAGATTGGCCAAAAAGGCGGAGAAGCAACAGCTGAAAGCCATGACAAGGAATTCTACCAGGAAATAGGCAAAAAGGGCGGAGAAGCAACTAGTGAAAATCATGACCGCGATTTCTACGAAGAAATCGGCCGAAAAGGCGGCAACTCGAACGACTAA
- a CDS encoding L-threonylcarbamoyladenylate synthase, with translation MITKRWSVDNSVDKEDSYSQCSQAADLLRDNEVVAFPTETVYGLGGNAKNDVAVKKIFEAKGRPSDNPLIIHIADRAQLDAFITEVPQKAQTLMEQFWPGPLTLIFTHKEGVLSEYATAGLSTVAVRMPDHPVALALLKKTGLPIAAPSANRSGRPSPTTADHVWEDLNGRIAGLVDGGPTGVGVESTVVDCTGEVPVILRPGGITREQLEEVVGEISVDPALTDESQAPKSPGMKYRHYAPDAPLYLVEGTREDIQQFVDDKKQEGLSVGVLTTVENREFYHADYVYACGQREKLETVASSLYEALRYFNTTDADVIFCEMFPGEGVGHAIMNRLMKAAGHRVISR, from the coding sequence ATGATTACAAAAAGATGGTCGGTGGATAACAGTGTGGATAAAGAAGATAGTTATTCACAGTGTTCACAGGCTGCCGATCTGCTGAGAGATAATGAAGTGGTCGCTTTTCCAACAGAAACCGTATATGGATTAGGCGGAAATGCGAAAAATGATGTAGCAGTCAAAAAAATATTCGAGGCAAAAGGACGTCCGAGTGATAATCCCCTGATTATCCACATTGCTGACAGAGCTCAGCTGGACGCTTTTATAACGGAAGTTCCGCAAAAGGCGCAGACGCTGATGGAACAATTTTGGCCGGGACCGCTTACGCTTATTTTTACTCATAAGGAGGGCGTTCTTTCCGAATATGCCACAGCAGGTTTATCCACAGTGGCTGTGAGAATGCCGGATCATCCGGTTGCCCTTGCGCTGTTGAAGAAAACAGGTCTGCCCATTGCAGCTCCAAGTGCGAACCGGTCCGGAAGGCCAAGTCCGACAACAGCTGACCATGTCTGGGAAGATCTGAATGGAAGAATTGCCGGATTAGTGGACGGAGGTCCGACTGGTGTTGGTGTGGAATCAACCGTTGTGGATTGTACGGGAGAAGTGCCGGTTATCCTAAGGCCGGGCGGCATTACAAGAGAGCAGCTGGAAGAGGTTGTGGGAGAGATCAGTGTTGACCCGGCATTAACGGATGAAAGCCAGGCGCCGAAATCACCGGGTATGAAGTACCGTCACTATGCACCGGATGCACCTCTTTATTTAGTAGAAGGAACAAGAGAGGATATCCAGCAATTTGTTGATGATAAGAAGCAGGAAGGTCTTTCAGTTGGCGTTCTGACGACAGTGGAAAACCGGGAATTCTATCATGCTGACTATGTGTATGCCTGCGGACAGCGGGAAAAGCTTGAGACCGTGGCAAGCTCTCTCTATGAAGCGTTAAGATATTTCAATACAACAGATGCTGATGTTATATTCTGTGAGATGTTTCCGGGGGAAGGCGTCGGACATGCCATCATGAACCGCCTGATGAAGGCAGCTGGACACAGGGTCATTAGCAGATAA
- a CDS encoding manganese efflux pump MntP, producing MSAMIGEILTLALMAFALGMDAFSVGLGMGMYKLRLRQIAKIGITIGLFHVWMPLLGMIAGRFLSNTFGAIAGYAGGGLLLLLGVQMIWSSFRDEEDSLITPVGMGLLIFALGVSLDSFSVGLSLGIYGAKTFLVLVFFGAGATILTWAGLLTGRKVQSWIGTYSEALGGAILLAFGVKLLIG from the coding sequence ATGTCTGCAATGATTGGAGAAATTTTAACACTGGCTTTAATGGCATTCGCATTGGGGATGGATGCCTTTTCAGTAGGTCTTGGCATGGGGATGTACAAACTCCGCCTCAGACAAATAGCTAAAATCGGCATTACCATTGGACTTTTTCATGTATGGATGCCTTTATTGGGAATGATAGCAGGCAGATTCCTTTCCAATACATTTGGAGCCATTGCCGGATATGCCGGCGGGGGACTGCTCCTTTTATTAGGCGTGCAGATGATTTGGTCAAGCTTCAGGGATGAAGAAGACAGCTTAATTACGCCAGTGGGCATGGGGCTGCTGATTTTTGCACTGGGCGTCAGCCTAGATAGTTTTTCAGTCGGCCTAAGCCTTGGAATCTATGGAGCAAAAACATTCCTGGTGCTCGTCTTCTTCGGAGCCGGGGCGACCATCTTAACATGGGCAGGTCTCCTCACCGGCAGAAAAGTCCAAAGCTGGATCGGCACCTACAGCGAAGCCCTCGGTGGCGCCATCCTCCTCGCTTTTGGGGTCAAGCTTTTAATAGGGTGA
- a CDS encoding low molecular weight protein arginine phosphatase, with protein sequence MANVLFVCTGNTCRSPMAEAILKSRSIPGVEVKSAGVFAADGSEASANTKSVLEEHGIPLQHQSSSMSEDLIDWSTYILTMTAGHKNTVLSMFPGAEGKTFTLKEFAGAAGDVIDPYGGPVEIYRSTFKDLTEAIEQILDRIKRAD encoded by the coding sequence ATGGCAAATGTATTATTTGTTTGTACGGGAAATACGTGCAGAAGCCCAATGGCAGAAGCCATTTTGAAAAGCAGATCGATTCCCGGTGTGGAAGTGAAGTCGGCTGGCGTATTTGCAGCAGACGGCAGTGAGGCATCCGCAAATACAAAAAGTGTGCTGGAGGAGCACGGAATTCCGCTTCAGCATCAGTCATCCAGTATGAGTGAAGATTTAATAGACTGGTCGACCTATATTTTGACGATGACAGCCGGCCACAAAAATACGGTTCTGTCCATGTTTCCTGGCGCCGAGGGCAAAACCTTCACATTAAAAGAGTTTGCCGGAGCTGCGGGAGATGTTATCGATCCTTATGGGGGGCCGGTTGAGATATATAGAAGCACATTTAAAGATCTGACCGAAGCGATTGAACAAATTTTGGATCGCATCAAGAGAGCAGATTAA
- a CDS encoding methyl-accepting chemotaxis protein, which translates to MGEKKGYKFGLRKKLVLFITSLAIITYTTSAVFLYFLFPSIDEMLPFGEAVFTFLTLAMGIFWSGVLAFFAAGFITKPLQKLEKTALMAANGDIGQDAELSKSDDEIRSLGIAFNHMLFNLRDMVHKIDENFKETNEKVIAMSSESSAAAEQADAIARTISEISQGADSSAVSIQSTAESMEDVLRIAQEVQDTAKASQNVSGEMVQDLMESKKVIHSLISGIEKLAQDNEESLQTVKRLEQNAVKVEQIIQLVGDIAAQTNLLALNASIEAARAGDHGKGFAVVAEEVRKLADESAKAVQGISELIQNIQEEVRNVVTQISYQVETANNEVKKGTKTNEVIEEMAKVVNEMAASVSAISGLVDNQMEGIQHTSTQSQEVAAIAEETSAGAQEVSAATQQQTAVIGNVEKLAIELKEQAEKLNSTITKFKL; encoded by the coding sequence ATGGGGGAGAAAAAGGGCTATAAATTCGGCCTTAGAAAAAAGCTCGTATTATTCATCACATCGCTGGCCATCATTACATACACGACAAGTGCTGTATTTCTTTACTTTTTATTTCCAAGCATTGATGAGATGCTTCCATTTGGAGAAGCTGTTTTTACTTTTTTAACCTTAGCAATGGGTATTTTCTGGTCAGGTGTACTAGCCTTTTTTGCTGCAGGCTTTATCACCAAACCATTGCAGAAGCTTGAAAAAACGGCCCTCATGGCTGCCAATGGCGATATCGGCCAGGATGCAGAGCTTTCCAAGTCGGATGATGAGATCCGTTCATTAGGGATTGCATTCAATCATATGCTTTTCAATTTAAGGGATATGGTTCATAAAATTGATGAGAACTTCAAAGAAACGAATGAAAAAGTCATTGCCATGTCTTCCGAGTCCTCAGCAGCTGCAGAGCAGGCAGATGCGATTGCCAGAACCATCAGCGAGATTTCCCAGGGAGCAGACAGTTCTGCCGTTTCCATTCAGTCAACAGCTGAATCCATGGAAGATGTTCTGCGCATCGCCCAGGAAGTCCAGGATACAGCAAAAGCTTCACAAAATGTTTCCGGTGAAATGGTTCAGGACCTGATGGAATCAAAGAAGGTAATCCATTCACTTATTTCCGGCATAGAAAAACTGGCCCAGGATAATGAGGAATCACTTCAGACAGTAAAGCGCCTTGAGCAAAATGCTGTAAAGGTAGAACAGATCATACAGCTTGTCGGTGACATTGCCGCACAGACGAACCTTCTAGCTTTAAATGCCTCAATTGAAGCGGCCCGTGCGGGGGACCATGGCAAAGGGTTTGCTGTGGTAGCTGAAGAAGTGCGGAAGCTTGCAGATGAGAGTGCTAAGGCAGTCCAGGGCATCTCGGAGCTGATACAGAACATACAGGAAGAGGTCCGCAATGTTGTTACGCAAATCTCTTATCAGGTGGAGACTGCTAATAATGAAGTGAAAAAAGGCACGAAAACAAATGAAGTGATAGAAGAAATGGCGAAAGTGGTCAATGAAATGGCTGCTTCAGTGTCTGCCATTTCAGGATTGGTGGATAATCAGATGGAAGGCATTCAGCATACATCCACCCAATCTCAGGAAGTCGCAGCCATTGCGGAAGAAACATCAGCAGGCGCACAGGAGGTTTCAGCTGCCACTCAGCAACAGACAGCTGTCATCGGCAATGTGGAAAAGCTCGCCATCGAGCTAAAAGAGCAGGCCGAAAAATTAAATAGCACTATTACTAAATTTAAACTATAA
- the rpiB gene encoding ribose 5-phosphate isomerase B, whose protein sequence is MKIAIASDHGGLNLREEIKGLMDEMGIEYEDFGCECETSVDYPDYALPVAEKVAGGEFDKGILICGTGIGMSISANKVKGIRCALVHDVFSAKATREHNDSNILAMGERVIGPGLAREIAKVWLSTDFEGGRHENRVGKITAYETK, encoded by the coding sequence ATGAAAATTGCAATCGCATCAGACCATGGCGGACTTAATCTCCGCGAAGAAATAAAAGGCTTAATGGATGAAATGGGCATTGAATATGAAGATTTCGGCTGTGAGTGCGAAACTTCAGTAGATTATCCGGATTATGCATTGCCAGTTGCCGAAAAGGTTGCAGGCGGTGAATTCGATAAAGGCATTCTGATATGCGGAACTGGAATTGGCATGAGCATCTCAGCCAACAAAGTAAAGGGAATCCGCTGTGCACTGGTGCATGATGTATTCAGTGCAAAAGCAACCCGTGAACATAATGACAGCAATATCCTTGCGATGGGTGAACGAGTAATTGGCCCCGGCCTGGCCCGTGAAATTGCAAAAGTTTGGCTTTCAACAGATTTTGAAGGCGGCCGCCATGAAAACCGTGTCGGAAAGATTACTGCTTACGAAACGAAGTAA
- a CDS encoding TIGR01440 family protein, whose protein sequence is MIDQWKKELDTIIREFSEQVPLNEKHILAVGCSTSEVAGKRIGTAGTEQVAEMIFERLDKLRQDTGAALAFQCCEHLNRALVVERAVAEAKNLDEVAVIPHRKAGGAMATYAYEHFKDPVMVEIIKADAGIDIGDTLIGMHLKHVAVPIRTSQKSVGEAHVTMAKTRPKLIGGARAIYERNAENESCR, encoded by the coding sequence TTGATCGATCAATGGAAAAAAGAATTGGATACCATCATTCGTGAATTTAGCGAACAAGTACCTCTAAATGAAAAGCATATTCTTGCCGTGGGCTGCAGCACAAGTGAAGTCGCCGGGAAACGAATAGGCACAGCCGGAACGGAACAAGTGGCTGAAATGATTTTTGAGCGTCTGGACAAGCTTCGCCAGGACACCGGGGCTGCTCTGGCTTTTCAATGCTGTGAGCATTTGAACAGGGCATTAGTCGTTGAGCGGGCCGTTGCCGAGGCAAAAAATCTGGATGAAGTCGCCGTTATCCCTCACCGCAAGGCCGGCGGCGCGATGGCGACATACGCCTATGAACACTTCAAAGATCCTGTTATGGTCGAGATTATCAAGGCAGATGCCGGCATTGATATCGGCGACACACTGATCGGCATGCACCTGAAGCATGTAGCTGTTCCAATCCGAACCTCCCAAAAATCAGTCGGCGAGGCGCACGTCACCATGGCTAAAACCAGGCCGAAACTCATCGGCGGGGCCCGGGCGATTTACGAACGGAACGCTGAGAATGAATCCTGCAGATGA
- a CDS encoding sigma-70 family RNA polymerase sigma factor, whose translation MKERRRDRLDDLYRHYARPLYYYLYKMSGSKETAEDLTQETFIKATVSLSFYKQEDVRAWLFKVARNAYLDEWRKRQRRNKIPFAGYLFSKGEMTSPYGLPEDSALKKESKEKVADLMDCLPEQYRSILYLREFESFSYSEIQETLDLSENQVKVTLHRARKKLAQLADEQWRDET comes from the coding sequence TTGAAGGAGAGAAGGCGGGATCGGCTGGATGATTTATATCGGCATTATGCCAGACCGCTTTATTACTATTTATATAAGATGTCAGGCTCTAAGGAAACAGCTGAAGATCTAACGCAGGAAACGTTCATTAAGGCAACGGTTTCTCTCTCTTTCTACAAACAGGAAGATGTAAGGGCATGGCTTTTTAAGGTAGCCAGGAATGCTTATTTGGATGAATGGCGGAAACGGCAGAGGAGAAATAAGATTCCTTTTGCCGGCTATTTATTTTCAAAGGGAGAAATGACCAGCCCATACGGATTGCCTGAGGATTCAGCATTAAAGAAAGAATCGAAGGAAAAAGTCGCAGACCTTATGGATTGCCTGCCGGAACAGTACCGTTCCATTTTATATTTAAGAGAATTCGAGTCTTTCAGCTACAGCGAGATTCAGGAAACGCTGGACCTGTCTGAAAATCAAGTAAAGGTGACACTGCATCGGGCCCGGAAAAAGCTGGCACAGCTTGCCGATGAACAATGGAGGGATGAAACATGA
- a CDS encoding anti-sigma factor, whose amino-acid sequence MTDWNKDREKKIMARYRFTLTFRVVKVLAACLFFFWAYMMAVNILSDAANSERKHAFYSKVALDWKHPNMHEDFGGIMNKEVTPFLTQKISYPIARKIGREYQTIGEVKVEKRLLNSYSTLSIQEFQPQNETIYRFSLPENPNSGKRLAAEGEPAVWTSLEKIHEGTVAELAFSTQSFMKPEELLELLKPYDLEVLWMPLYTGELKEFKTGYGSGGNSIELTSIYGLAGGREAGDDYMSESKLTLNEESMDENKKMMLKQMEGLLKNESQSYYENFLGLDHLKERHQYLKKNGFIVYGAVVTGPVKELLKLKKEKQIRAPYLGEMDYWNWD is encoded by the coding sequence ATGACTGACTGGAACAAAGACCGCGAAAAGAAAATCATGGCTAGATACCGGTTTACCTTAACATTCAGAGTGGTTAAAGTGCTCGCTGCCTGCTTGTTTTTCTTCTGGGCCTATATGATGGCCGTAAATATACTGTCAGACGCTGCCAATAGTGAAAGAAAGCATGCTTTTTACAGCAAGGTGGCACTGGATTGGAAGCACCCAAACATGCATGAGGATTTCGGAGGCATAATGAATAAAGAAGTAACTCCATTTCTGACACAGAAAATTTCCTATCCGATCGCACGGAAAATTGGCCGGGAGTATCAGACAATTGGAGAGGTGAAGGTTGAGAAAAGGCTATTAAATTCATATTCCACCTTGAGTATTCAGGAGTTTCAGCCGCAAAATGAAACCATTTACCGTTTTTCCCTGCCTGAAAATCCGAATAGCGGAAAAAGGCTGGCAGCTGAAGGGGAACCTGCGGTCTGGACTTCTCTTGAAAAAATACACGAGGGGACCGTGGCGGAATTGGCATTTTCCACCCAGTCATTCATGAAGCCGGAAGAACTGCTGGAGCTTTTAAAGCCATATGACCTCGAAGTCCTTTGGATGCCGCTCTATACAGGAGAACTGAAAGAATTTAAGACAGGTTACGGCAGCGGAGGAAATTCAATCGAATTAACTTCCATATATGGTCTGGCCGGGGGAAGGGAAGCAGGCGATGATTATATGTCTGAATCAAAATTAACCCTTAATGAGGAATCAATGGATGAAAATAAAAAGATGATGCTGAAACAGATGGAGGGTCTCTTAAAAAATGAATCTCAAAGCTATTATGAGAACTTCCTCGGCCTTGACCATCTGAAAGAACGTCATCAATACTTGAAGAAAAATGGATTCATTGTCTATGGGGCCGTGGTTACCGGGCCGGTAAAAGAACTATTAAAACTTAAAAAAGAAAAACAAATCCGTGCCCCATACCTTGGGGAGATGGATTATTGGAACTGGGATTAA
- the glyA gene encoding serine hydroxymethyltransferase, translating into MKHLAQQDEQVFKSIQEELGRQRSKIELIASENFVSEAVMEAQGSVLTNKYAEGYPGRRYYGGCEHVDVVEDLARDRAKEIFGAEHVNVQPHSGAQANMAVYFTVLEQGDTVLGMNLSHGGHLTHGSPVNFSGVQYNFVEYGVDKETHRIDYEDVLEKARASKPKLIVAGASAYPREIDFKRFREIADEVGAMLMVDMAHIAGLVAAGLHQNPVPFADFVTTTTHKTLRGPRGGMILCKEEYAKKIDKSIFPGIQGGPLMHVIAAKAVAFGEALQDDFKTYAGNIISNAKKLAEALKAEGIDLVSQGTDNHLLLVDLRSLGLTGKVAEKVLDEVGITVNKNTIPFDPESPFVTSGVRIGTAAVTSRGFGEKEMKEIASIIAFTLKNHEDEGKLQEAAQRVEALTGSFTLYPEY; encoded by the coding sequence ATGAAGCATTTAGCACAGCAGGATGAGCAGGTTTTCAAGTCGATTCAGGAAGAATTAGGACGCCAGAGATCAAAGATTGAATTAATCGCTTCTGAAAACTTTGTCAGTGAAGCGGTAATGGAAGCACAGGGTTCTGTTTTAACAAACAAGTATGCTGAAGGCTATCCTGGCCGCCGCTATTATGGCGGATGTGAGCATGTGGATGTCGTCGAAGATTTAGCCCGTGACCGTGCGAAAGAAATTTTCGGTGCAGAGCATGTGAACGTGCAGCCGCATTCAGGTGCACAGGCAAACATGGCCGTATACTTCACTGTGTTAGAGCAGGGAGACACGGTTCTTGGCATGAATCTATCCCATGGCGGACATTTAACGCACGGCAGCCCTGTTAACTTCAGCGGTGTGCAGTACAATTTTGTTGAATATGGTGTGGATAAAGAAACACACCGCATTGATTACGAAGATGTCCTTGAAAAAGCCCGCGCGTCTAAGCCGAAATTAATTGTAGCGGGTGCAAGTGCCTATCCGCGTGAAATTGACTTCAAGCGTTTCCGTGAAATTGCCGATGAAGTCGGTGCCATGCTGATGGTTGATATGGCTCACATTGCAGGCCTTGTAGCTGCTGGTCTTCATCAGAATCCGGTTCCGTTCGCGGACTTTGTTACAACTACTACTCATAAGACATTGCGCGGACCGCGCGGCGGCATGATTCTCTGCAAAGAAGAATATGCGAAGAAAATTGATAAATCCATTTTCCCTGGAATCCAGGGCGGCCCTTTAATGCACGTCATTGCGGCAAAAGCGGTTGCCTTCGGCGAAGCGCTTCAGGATGACTTCAAAACCTATGCAGGCAATATCATTTCGAATGCTAAAAAGCTGGCTGAAGCATTAAAGGCTGAAGGAATTGACCTTGTATCACAGGGTACAGACAACCATCTGCTGCTGGTTGACCTCCGTTCCCTTGGCCTGACAGGGAAAGTAGCTGAGAAAGTACTTGATGAGGTCGGCATTACAGTCAACAAAAACACCATTCCATTCGATCCGGAAAGCCCATTTGTCACAAGCGGCGTCCGCATCGGTACAGCGGCTGTTACGTCCCGCGGATTTGGCGAAAAAGAAATGAAGGAAATTGCATCCATCATTGCCTTCACACTTAAAAATCATGAAGATGAAGGGAAGCTTCAAGAAGCGGCTCAGCGCGTCGAAGCCCTAACAGGCAGCTTCACTTTATATCCTGAATATTAA
- the upp gene encoding uracil phosphoribosyltransferase — protein sequence MAKVYVFDHPLIQHKLTYIREKSTGTKEFRELVDEVATLMAFEITRDMPLEEISIDTPVSTMKSNVLAGKKLGIIPILRAGIGMVDGILKLIPAAKVGHIGLYRDPETLQPVEYYVKLPSDVEERDFIVVDPMLATGGSAIEAIHSLKKRGGKNIKFMCLIAAPEGVEAVKEAHPDVDIYIAALDEKLNEKGYIVPGLGDAGDRLFGTK from the coding sequence ATGGCAAAGGTTTACGTTTTTGATCATCCATTAATTCAGCATAAGCTTACATACATTCGTGAAAAGAGTACGGGAACAAAGGAATTCCGCGAGCTTGTCGATGAAGTGGCAACACTGATGGCATTCGAAATTACCCGTGATATGCCTTTAGAAGAAATTTCTATCGATACACCAGTCAGCACGATGAAGTCTAATGTTCTTGCAGGAAAGAAGCTGGGAATCATCCCAATTCTGCGCGCAGGTATTGGAATGGTTGACGGCATCCTGAAACTGATTCCAGCTGCAAAAGTGGGCCATATCGGCTTATACCGCGACCCGGAAACCCTGCAGCCGGTTGAATATTATGTAAAGCTTCCAAGTGATGTGGAAGAAAGAGATTTCATCGTCGTTGACCCTATGCTTGCAACGGGCGGTTCTGCGATTGAAGCCATCCACTCTCTCAAAAAGCGCGGAGGCAAAAACATTAAATTCATGTGCCTGATTGCCGCTCCTGAAGGCGTAGAAGCTGTGAAAGAAGCTCACCCTGACGTTGACATTTACATTGCAGCATTAGATGAAAAATTGAACGAAAAAGGCTATATCGTCCCTGGTTTGGGCGATGCAGGCGACCGTTTATTCGGAACAAAATAA